A genomic segment from Curtobacterium sp. MCSS17_007 encodes:
- a CDS encoding antibiotic biosynthesis monooxygenase, whose product MTPQEPGSLQSSSVTAGPPVTVSITRLVEPDRIPDATAWVQSGVNLANRYPGFLGSGWVRSHATSREWHMLYRFADHEQLATWENSDDRLRWLDQGRDLVVESRVEKRTGIEGWFDAPQDAPASSAPPRWKQAVSIWLGFFPVNLVFTYLVGWLVPAFGHLPVLPRVLITTLVLTPIMTFWVLPFVTTLIRPWLLAPPRAARQR is encoded by the coding sequence ATGACTCCACAAGAGCCAGGGAGCCTGCAGTCGTCATCCGTGACCGCAGGCCCGCCCGTCACCGTGTCCATCACCCGCCTGGTCGAGCCCGACCGCATCCCCGACGCCACCGCCTGGGTGCAGTCCGGCGTCAACCTGGCGAACCGCTACCCGGGGTTCCTCGGCTCCGGGTGGGTCCGCTCCCACGCCACCAGTCGCGAGTGGCACATGCTCTACCGGTTCGCCGACCACGAGCAGCTCGCCACGTGGGAGAACTCCGACGACCGGCTCCGCTGGCTCGACCAGGGGCGCGACCTCGTGGTGGAGTCCCGCGTCGAGAAGCGCACCGGCATCGAGGGCTGGTTCGACGCCCCGCAGGACGCCCCCGCGTCGAGTGCCCCGCCCCGCTGGAAGCAGGCGGTGAGCATCTGGCTCGGGTTCTTCCCCGTGAACCTCGTGTTCACGTACCTGGTCGGCTGGCTCGTCCCGGCGTTCGGACACCTGCCCGTGCTGCCCCGCGTGCTGATCACGACGCTCGTGCTCACGCCGATCATGACCTTCTGGGTCCTGCCCTTCGTGACGACGCTGATCCGCCCGTGGCTGCTCGCTCCCCCGCGGGCCGCCCGGCAGCGCTAG